One genomic region from Kamptonema formosum PCC 6407 encodes:
- a CDS encoding DUF3531 family protein — MEVQFREFDPFDLWIWLKFSTVPSNGEKQYIEEVLDSWFFLGKLGGFNAENLQVNDVGVDISYLNYDTNMADSSMMALMHNMGDVEYEGLWARCWLDLGTSDALGLDILINVFTQLSKEFVAIEKLIIGGENEDWQVEKDARKSTLAYEN; from the coding sequence ATGGAAGTACAATTTCGCGAGTTTGACCCCTTCGATCTGTGGATATGGCTTAAGTTCAGCACAGTGCCTTCAAATGGCGAAAAGCAGTACATTGAAGAAGTGTTAGATTCCTGGTTTTTTTTAGGAAAACTAGGAGGATTCAATGCAGAAAATCTGCAAGTGAACGATGTCGGAGTAGATATCAGCTACCTGAATTATGATACCAATATGGCTGATAGTAGCATGATGGCATTGATGCACAATATGGGCGATGTAGAGTATGAGGGATTGTGGGCGCGTTGTTGGTTAGATTTAGGAACAAGCGATGCTCTAGGTCTAGATATTCTCATCAATGTTTTCACACAACTTAGTAAGGAATTTGTGGCGATTGAAAAATTGATTATCGGCGGTGAAAATGAAGACTGGCAAGTTGAAAAAGACGCTCGCAAGTCTACTCTAGCCTACGAGAATTAA
- a CDS encoding NUDIX hydrolase: protein MHKQGEIRVLALGLIKDGNRIFLSEGYDPVKQETFYRVMGGGVDFGEYSRDALEREFQEEIQAELTNIKYLGCIESIFEFNGKPGHELIQLYQCDFADPKFYQLESLVFAEGKREKTALWMPIERFKSGELRLVPDNFLTYYED, encoded by the coding sequence ATGCACAAACAAGGTGAAATCCGCGTTCTAGCTTTGGGATTAATTAAAGATGGCAATCGCATCTTCCTCTCCGAAGGCTACGACCCAGTGAAACAAGAAACATTTTATCGCGTTATGGGTGGCGGCGTTGACTTCGGGGAATATAGCCGCGATGCTCTAGAACGGGAATTTCAAGAGGAAATTCAAGCAGAATTAACAAATATCAAATATCTCGGCTGTATTGAGAGTATATTTGAATTCAATGGTAAGCCGGGACATGAGTTAATTCAACTTTATCAATGCGACTTTGCTGACCCGAAGTTTTATCAATTAGAGAGTTTAGTTTTTGCCGAAGGAAAGCGAGAAAAAACTGCTCTTTGGATGCCAATTGAGCGGTTTAAATCGGGTGAATTACGCTTAGTTCCTGATAATTTTCTTACTTATTATGAGGATTAG
- a CDS encoding adenylate/guanylate cyclase domain-containing protein: MTNLTNIREKLTKTWSKRSITRKFRLASSAQLLLIGTVALTGLFSLSIVRNKTESAMVTSIKIQRLVFEMNKNLAQARRKETEFFRQWSIIGFEKARQDYAEPHDEQILKVLQIRDELQKLLTSEDASEGFRRTNPELVEYEEKVRHYSDNFRETVGLVGMLGEDQTGVLARADRKSELLRDTLQLASEPELIALYNRMQALEKEYLLKRSELERRSLFEAVITLREAIRRSPKLDISQKEQAQRYLGSYELESKELAALDRDIRKISDTFDEQTTAVSDKLLIVATEEVERARYQINLTSIGAAVLLGASAVATVALALAIRNAFQSALEQLEIEQEKSERLLLNVLPKAIADRLKREPGTIADTFENVTVLFADIAGFTKLSSRISATELVKLLNEIFSSFDFLAMQHGLEKIKTIGDAYMVVGGLPNPRKDHAEAIANMALDMQQAIIRFNEKHNDAFSIRIGINTGSVVAGVIGTKKFIYDLWGDTVNIASRMESHGIVGGIQITEATYHYLRDKYWLEQRGLIEIKGKGEMITYLLKGKISDQHLTENQNVVVSNLREDCPRIEK; encoded by the coding sequence TTGACTAATTTAACAAATATTAGGGAAAAGCTCACTAAAACCTGGAGCAAACGCAGTATAACTCGCAAGTTTAGGTTAGCTTCTAGCGCTCAATTGTTGTTAATTGGCACAGTAGCTCTAACTGGGCTTTTTTCTCTCAGCATTGTCCGCAATAAAACCGAATCGGCTATGGTGACAAGTATTAAAATTCAGCGGTTAGTGTTTGAGATGAACAAAAATTTAGCACAAGCACGCCGAAAAGAAACAGAATTCTTTCGCCAGTGGTCAATAATTGGTTTTGAAAAAGCGCGGCAAGATTACGCAGAACCCCACGATGAACAGATACTAAAAGTTCTACAAATTCGCGACGAATTGCAAAAATTACTTACCAGTGAAGATGCGAGTGAGGGGTTCCGCCGCACTAATCCAGAATTGGTGGAATATGAGGAAAAAGTGAGGCATTACAGCGACAATTTTAGAGAGACAGTGGGATTAGTAGGGATGTTAGGTGAAGATCAGACAGGCGTACTGGCAAGGGCCGATCGCAAGTCTGAATTATTGCGCGATACTCTTCAACTAGCTAGCGAACCAGAATTAATTGCTTTGTATAACCGAATGCAGGCTTTAGAAAAGGAATATTTACTCAAACGATCGGAACTGGAAAGGCGATCGCTCTTTGAGGCAGTTATCACCCTACGTGAGGCAATTCGTCGCTCCCCAAAATTAGATATTTCCCAAAAAGAGCAGGCACAACGCTATCTCGGCAGTTATGAATTGGAATCTAAAGAACTAGCTGCTCTCGATCGCGACATTCGTAAAATTAGCGATACTTTTGATGAGCAAACTACCGCAGTTTCCGATAAATTACTAATTGTGGCGACAGAAGAAGTGGAACGAGCGCGGTATCAAATTAATCTGACAAGTATAGGCGCAGCAGTACTACTAGGAGCATCTGCGGTAGCAACAGTCGCACTAGCTTTAGCGATTAGAAATGCGTTTCAGTCTGCCTTAGAACAATTGGAAATTGAACAGGAAAAGTCTGAACGGTTGCTGCTCAATGTCTTGCCAAAAGCAATCGCAGATCGCCTGAAACGGGAACCAGGGACTATTGCCGACACTTTTGAAAACGTAACAGTTTTGTTTGCAGACATCGCTGGTTTTACCAAGCTTTCTTCTCGAATTTCAGCAACAGAATTAGTCAAATTACTCAATGAAATATTTTCGTCTTTTGATTTCTTAGCAATGCAGCACGGTTTGGAGAAAATCAAAACAATTGGTGACGCTTACATGGTAGTTGGTGGACTTCCTAATCCCCGAAAAGATCATGCAGAAGCGATTGCAAATATGGCTTTGGATATGCAGCAAGCAATCATCCGTTTTAATGAAAAGCACAACGACGCATTTAGTATCAGAATCGGCATCAATACGGGTTCGGTAGTGGCTGGCGTAATTGGCACAAAAAAATTTATTTACGATCTGTGGGGCGATACTGTAAATATAGCTAGTCGCATGGAATCTCATGGCATTGTAGGAGGGATTCAAATCACAGAAGCAACTTACCACTATTTGCGAGATAAATACTGGCTAGAGCAGCGGGGTTTAATTGAAATCAAAGGTAAAGGGGAAATGATCACTTACTTGCTTAAGGGTAAAATCAGCGATCAACATCTCACTGAAAATCAGAATGTTGTTGTAAGTAATTTGCGCGAAGATTGCCCCAGAATTGAAAAATAA
- a CDS encoding CHAT domain-containing protein yields the protein MQPKKLLPRKPAQMLAVKGLLSTVKTKYRLIVLFWFCGLFLPTLESLLFSKIALGQPIVPANDGTGTIVSPNGNRLDISGGKLSGDGANLFHSFQQFGLNENQIANFLTNPSIQNILGRVVGGNPSLINGLISVTGGNSNLFLMNPSGIIFGANARLNVPADFTATTAAGIGFNTGWFNAGGPNDYSSLIGTPNIFSFPATSSSFIINNGILAVESGQNLTLLSRFPINNGQLQAPNGNITVASVPGENVVRISQPRHLLNLEVPFTEKSPLSSNRNFLTPANLPKLLTGGSQENAENVIVNNRGQVVLLPPNNLSQINSDFPLLSEIEIPSINDNSVIETNLKAAVTVPIFDNNIFNNNINSSVSPPLPILLSSATLPIITGGGMPTSQAQFFPSIPDNFSSLSAMPFLPLNPSNIDIRMLPSGTPGRQILTPPNSDFPIHRLDFRSPPKTGEMMRLNPSNNGAAMVNAIPTEMPIVLSRELEFSDRFGDNLLNSKVTPQTIRDTLGKITAQTGNRSAIVYVTAFPEQLELVLFTPKGTPIRKTIPEANRQKLLAVAREFRSEITNPRKVNTKSYLESAQQLYQWLILPLEAALEADGINTILFSMDGGLRSLPLAALHDGKQFLIQKYSFSLIPSLSLTDTRYQSLKNASVLAMGASEFKDLSPLPAVPIELSTIVGNLWPGKSFLNQEFTLENLKLQRNKQPYQIIHLATHGEFNPGAAGNSYIQLWDTKLHLDQLRQLGWNNPPVELLVLSSCRTALGDEEIELGFAGLAFQAGVKSALASLWYVSDRGTLALMSEFYHQLKIAPIKAEALRQAQIAMLEGDIRIDSGILSRVSTSVKASRGSIALPRELIGAENPNLTHPYYWSAFMMIGSPW from the coding sequence ATGCAACCCAAGAAATTACTACCCAGGAAACCCGCTCAAATGCTAGCAGTTAAAGGATTATTAAGCACAGTTAAAACCAAATATAGACTAATAGTATTATTCTGGTTTTGTGGTTTATTTTTGCCAACTTTAGAATCATTATTATTCTCTAAAATTGCACTAGGTCAACCTATAGTACCTGCTAACGACGGCACCGGAACCATTGTTAGTCCTAACGGAAATCGCCTCGATATCAGCGGCGGTAAATTATCTGGAGATGGGGCTAATCTTTTCCACAGTTTTCAGCAATTTGGCTTAAATGAAAACCAGATAGCTAACTTTCTGACTAATCCATCCATTCAGAATATACTCGGTCGCGTTGTTGGTGGTAATCCCTCTTTAATTAACGGCTTGATTTCGGTTACAGGTGGCAATTCTAATCTATTTTTAATGAACCCTTCTGGGATTATCTTTGGTGCTAATGCCCGCTTGAACGTACCAGCAGATTTTACAGCTACAACGGCTGCTGGTATCGGCTTTAATACGGGCTGGTTTAATGCCGGCGGCCCTAATGATTACTCTTCCTTAATAGGAACACCAAATATTTTTTCATTTCCGGCAACATCCTCTAGTTTTATTATTAACAATGGTATTTTGGCAGTAGAATCGGGGCAAAATTTAACTCTTTTGAGCCGCTTCCCGATTAATAATGGACAATTGCAAGCTCCCAATGGCAACATTACCGTTGCTAGTGTACCAGGCGAAAATGTTGTCCGTATTAGCCAACCCAGACATCTATTAAATTTGGAAGTGCCATTTACAGAAAAGTCTCCCCTATCATCTAATCGCAATTTTCTCACCCCCGCTAACTTGCCCAAATTGCTCACAGGTGGCAGTCAAGAAAACGCCGAGAATGTGATTGTTAATAATCGGGGGCAAGTGGTACTACTCCCACCTAACAACTTGAGCCAAATCAATAGCGATTTTCCCTTATTATCAGAGATTGAAATCCCCTCAATCAACGATAATTCCGTAATAGAAACTAACTTGAAAGCAGCGGTTACAGTTCCAATATTTGATAATAATATATTTAACAATAATATTAACTCTTCAGTCTCTCCGCCGCTTCCAATATTATTATCAAGTGCAACATTACCGATAATTACTGGTGGTGGAATGCCTACGTCTCAAGCACAGTTCTTTCCCTCTATTCCCGATAATTTCTCAAGCTTAAGTGCGATGCCATTTCTGCCATTGAATCCCAGCAATATTGACATCAGAATGTTGCCAAGCGGAACACCTGGTAGACAAATCCTAACACCTCCTAATAGTGACTTCCCTATACACCGTCTAGATTTCCGTTCTCCACCTAAAACCGGAGAAATGATGAGACTAAATCCTAGTAATAATGGTGCGGCGATGGTTAATGCTATTCCAACGGAAATGCCGATTGTGTTAAGCCGAGAACTAGAATTTTCCGATCGATTTGGCGATAATCTTCTTAACAGCAAAGTCACGCCGCAAACTATCCGAGACACCTTGGGAAAAATTACCGCTCAAACCGGGAATCGTTCTGCAATTGTTTATGTAACTGCTTTTCCAGAACAATTAGAGCTAGTATTATTTACGCCCAAAGGGACACCTATTCGTAAAACTATACCAGAAGCTAACCGCCAGAAATTGTTAGCGGTAGCCAGAGAATTTCGCTCAGAAATTACTAACCCCAGAAAAGTCAATACTAAGAGCTATTTAGAATCTGCTCAACAACTCTATCAATGGCTAATTTTACCCTTAGAAGCAGCATTAGAGGCTGATGGCATCAACACCATATTATTTTCAATGGATGGAGGCTTGCGCTCTCTTCCGCTAGCAGCTTTACATGACGGCAAACAGTTTTTAATTCAAAAGTACAGTTTCAGCCTCATCCCCAGCCTGAGCTTAACTGATACTCGTTATCAATCCCTAAAAAATGCCTCTGTACTGGCAATGGGAGCCTCAGAATTTAAAGACCTGAGTCCTCTACCGGCTGTCCCTATAGAATTATCTACAATTGTAGGTAACTTATGGCCTGGTAAATCTTTTCTCAATCAAGAATTTACTCTAGAAAATCTTAAACTTCAGCGCAATAAACAGCCTTATCAAATTATTCATTTAGCAACTCATGGAGAATTTAATCCTGGTGCTGCTGGCAATTCATATATTCAATTATGGGATACAAAATTACATTTGGATCAATTGCGGCAGTTAGGGTGGAATAATCCTCCTGTAGAGTTACTGGTACTCAGTTCTTGTCGGACTGCATTGGGAGATGAAGAAATCGAACTAGGTTTTGCAGGTTTGGCATTTCAAGCAGGTGTAAAGTCAGCGCTAGCGAGTTTATGGTATGTATCAGATCGAGGAACTTTAGCTTTAATGAGTGAGTTTTATCATCAGTTAAAAATAGCACCAATTAAAGCAGAAGCCTTAAGGCAGGCACAGATAGCAATGCTCGAAGGTGACATACGGATTGACTCAGGAATTTTGAGTCGTGTTTCTACCTCTGTTAAGGCTTCTAGGGGTAGCATCGCTTTACCACGAGAACTAATAGGTGCAGAAAATCCCAATTTAACTCATCCTTATTATTGGTCAGCTTTTATGATGATTGGTAGTCCTTGGTAA
- a CDS encoding lipid kinase, with translation MKKALLLVNQHARSGQKLLSQATRELQALGFELIQESTDSPHHIPDAIRRYKNQVDLVIVGGGDGTLNAAIEGLINTDLPLGILPLGTANDLARTLGIPTSLPEACQVIAAGQIRRIDLGWVNGKYFFNVASLGLSVQITQRLTKEVKRRWGILAYAATALQVIWQSRPFRAEIRVNNQSIRVKTIQIAIGNGRYYGGGMTVAEDATIDDQRLDLYSLETKHWWQIVALLPAMRQGNHALWPGVRALHGQEIEVRTSKSRRINTDGEITTHTPAIFRVIPKALAVFAP, from the coding sequence ATGAAAAAAGCCCTGCTTTTAGTCAATCAACACGCCAGAAGCGGACAAAAGCTCTTGTCTCAAGCAACTAGGGAATTGCAAGCGTTAGGCTTTGAGCTGATCCAAGAATCCACAGATAGCCCCCACCACATCCCCGACGCAATCCGGCGCTACAAAAATCAAGTTGATTTAGTAATAGTTGGCGGCGGTGACGGTACCTTAAACGCAGCTATAGAAGGTTTAATTAACACTGACTTGCCATTAGGAATTTTGCCTCTGGGAACTGCTAACGACTTAGCTCGTACTCTAGGGATTCCTACCTCTTTGCCCGAAGCTTGCCAAGTAATAGCAGCAGGTCAAATTCGTCGAATCGACTTGGGTTGGGTGAATGGAAAATACTTCTTTAACGTCGCAAGTTTGGGGCTGAGCGTACAAATTACGCAACGCCTAACTAAGGAAGTAAAGCGGCGTTGGGGAATTTTAGCTTATGCCGCAACTGCCTTACAAGTAATTTGGCAATCGCGGCCTTTTCGAGCCGAAATTCGCGTCAACAACCAATCAATTCGAGTAAAAACAATTCAAATTGCCATAGGAAACGGTCGCTATTACGGCGGTGGAATGACAGTTGCCGAGGATGCGACAATTGATGACCAGCGGCTAGATTTATACAGTTTGGAAACTAAACATTGGTGGCAAATTGTCGCCTTGCTACCAGCAATGAGGCAAGGCAATCATGCTCTTTGGCCTGGAGTTCGGGCTTTGCACGGTCAAGAAATTGAGGTGCGTACTTCTAAATCTCGTCGCATCAATACAGATGGCGAAATCACAACTCACACCCCTGCTATATTTCGCGTTATCCCCAAAGCTCTGGCAGTTTTTGCTCCTTGA
- a CDS encoding Sll0314/Alr1548 family TPR repeat-containing protein — protein MTKTQLVSLIYQFLQPKQALGAIASTAIRLTTIASLTALSFCVNPALAADPFRSSNPHPIGNKTEAAFKAMFEQGNYLAAKTYIDQALSVEQNDPLVYALKASLSYIERDLEGLNSYAKKTREVAEQLTKTDPLRGNIYIAASHFLEGAHTIVKEGTTKGTPQAMKKLRQVFQYLDAAEKIAPADPELNLVKGYMDLMLATNLPFSNPNEAIQRLEQKASPRYLAYRGVAVGYRDLDKYDQALDSVNKALAQTPNNPEILYLKAQILVSQGRRQNNNRTLFDEARKNFDAALAKPSQLPRRLVAQIFFEQCKTRNRLDNSKRACDPMRDAIRDGDGTWGPVVLPPL, from the coding sequence ATGACGAAAACCCAATTGGTGTCGCTTATCTACCAGTTTCTTCAGCCAAAACAGGCGCTAGGTGCGATCGCGAGCACTGCCATTCGGCTAACGACTATAGCTTCCCTTACCGCCCTCAGCTTTTGCGTTAACCCCGCTCTAGCGGCAGACCCTTTTCGCAGCAGCAATCCACACCCAATTGGTAATAAAACTGAAGCTGCTTTCAAAGCTATGTTTGAGCAGGGAAATTACTTAGCAGCAAAAACTTACATCGACCAAGCTTTGTCTGTAGAGCAAAATGACCCGCTAGTATATGCACTGAAAGCTTCTTTATCCTATATAGAGCGGGATTTAGAAGGGCTAAATTCCTACGCTAAAAAAACTCGTGAAGTTGCTGAGCAATTGACTAAAACTGACCCATTGCGCGGCAATATTTATATAGCAGCCAGTCATTTTTTAGAAGGTGCTCACACAATTGTTAAGGAAGGTACAACCAAGGGTACTCCCCAAGCAATGAAAAAACTCCGACAGGTATTCCAATATCTAGACGCGGCAGAAAAAATAGCCCCCGCAGACCCAGAACTAAACTTGGTCAAGGGATATATGGATTTAATGCTTGCCACCAACCTACCTTTTTCTAATCCGAATGAAGCGATTCAAAGATTAGAACAAAAGGCATCTCCGCGCTATTTAGCCTATCGTGGAGTAGCAGTTGGATATAGAGACTTAGACAAGTATGACCAAGCACTTGACTCTGTAAATAAGGCCTTAGCACAAACTCCCAATAATCCAGAGATACTTTATCTAAAAGCTCAAATTCTTGTTTCTCAGGGGAGGCGACAAAATAACAATAGAACCTTGTTTGATGAAGCTAGGAAAAACTTTGATGCTGCTTTGGCAAAACCCAGTCAACTTCCCCGGCGTTTAGTTGCACAAATCTTTTTTGAACAGTGCAAAACGCGCAACCGTCTTGATAATAGTAAACGTGCCTGCGATCCTATGCGCGATGCGATTAGAGATGGAGATGGTACCTGGGGGCCAGTCGTATTACCACCACTATAA
- the rsmG gene encoding 16S rRNA (guanine(527)-N(7))-methyltransferase RsmG, whose product MFSTATLPEMNELWQQTLSWQPNDEQQRQFQQLYELIIDGNKHLNLTRITEPLEFWEKHLWDSLRGIAPLLSPNNLGAIDELPLKPMQKVIDIGTGAGFPGLPIAIALPNFTVTLLDGTRKKISFLETLVPELGIKNAVPLIGRSEEIAHQPQHRQFYDLAFLRAVASASICAKYSLPLLKPGGFAILYRGNWTVEEEVDLQSVVEDLGSAIALVEAFTTPVSQSVRHCVYLRKNT is encoded by the coding sequence ATGTTTAGTACAGCTACGCTACCTGAGATGAATGAATTGTGGCAGCAAACGCTCTCATGGCAGCCAAATGATGAGCAGCAGCGACAATTTCAACAGCTTTATGAATTAATTATTGATGGCAATAAACACCTGAATTTAACTCGGATTACTGAACCATTAGAGTTTTGGGAAAAACATCTTTGGGATTCTTTGCGGGGAATTGCACCCCTGCTGTCACCTAATAATTTGGGGGCAATTGATGAATTACCCTTAAAACCGATGCAGAAAGTCATCGATATTGGAACGGGTGCGGGTTTCCCAGGGTTGCCAATTGCGATCGCACTTCCTAACTTCACAGTCACTTTACTGGATGGGACGCGCAAAAAAATTTCTTTTCTAGAAACTTTAGTCCCGGAATTAGGGATAAAAAATGCTGTTCCTTTGATTGGCAGATCGGAGGAAATTGCACACCAGCCGCAGCATCGACAATTTTACGATCTGGCTTTTCTCAGAGCAGTCGCATCAGCATCAATTTGTGCCAAATATTCTTTGCCATTGCTAAAACCTGGCGGTTTCGCTATTCTTTATCGGGGTAATTGGACGGTTGAGGAAGAAGTAGATTTGCAGTCAGTTGTTGAGGATTTGGGTAGTGCGATCGCCCTCGTTGAAGCCTTTACCACTCCCGTGAGCCAGAGCGTGCGTCACTGCGTTTATTTGCGGAAAAATACATGA
- a CDS encoding 4a-hydroxytetrahydrobiopterin dehydratase codes for MTKLLSDTQIQEAIAKLSGWTVNGKEIQSIRKFKDFVEAIAFVNKLVAPAEAAGHHPDIEISYNKVTISLTTHDAGGLTEKDFTLAQEISTLN; via the coding sequence ATGACTAAATTGCTGAGTGATACCCAAATTCAAGAAGCGATCGCCAAATTGTCGGGCTGGACAGTAAATGGTAAGGAAATTCAGTCGATCAGGAAATTTAAGGATTTTGTAGAGGCGATCGCGTTTGTGAATAAATTAGTCGCACCTGCTGAAGCCGCAGGACACCATCCCGACATTGAAATTTCCTATAACAAGGTGACAATTAGCTTGACAACTCACGATGCAGGAGGTTTAACAGAAAAAGACTTTACCCTGGCTCAGGAAATTTCTACTTTAAATTAA
- a CDS encoding ABC transporter ATP-binding protein, translated as MLYLRNLVYHPTVCPEAILKNINLELSPQQMGLIVGRSGSGKSTLLEILAGLAEKTSGDIRWREQELTPEHLQQLGGLVFQFPERHFCGGTILEELRLGHPEIGQEQISQAMTEVGLAHLPLHASPHALSGGQQRRIALAVQLIRQPHLLLLDEPTAGLDWSMRRQLVSLLNKLKNHWTLLVVTHDPSDLLSIADRCWTLNHGDLQPVDNSKLEIPETSHV; from the coding sequence ATGCTTTATCTGAGAAACTTAGTCTATCACCCCACCGTCTGCCCGGAAGCTATTCTCAAAAATATTAACTTAGAACTATCGCCACAGCAGATGGGGCTGATAGTTGGTCGTAGTGGCTCTGGCAAAAGTACATTATTGGAAATTTTAGCTGGTCTTGCAGAAAAAACTAGCGGTGATATCCGCTGGCGGGAACAGGAGTTGACACCAGAACATTTACAACAGTTAGGAGGCTTAGTATTTCAATTTCCAGAACGGCATTTTTGCGGGGGTACAATCTTAGAAGAATTGCGATTAGGACATCCAGAAATAGGGCAAGAACAAATTAGCCAAGCTATGACAGAAGTAGGACTCGCACATTTGCCCCTACACGCTTCGCCTCATGCTTTGAGCGGCGGTCAGCAGCGGCGAATAGCATTAGCTGTGCAGCTAATTCGTCAGCCACATTTGCTGCTATTAGATGAACCAACAGCGGGGTTAGATTGGTCAATGCGGCGGCAATTAGTGAGTTTATTAAATAAACTCAAAAATCATTGGACTTTGTTAGTTGTAACTCACGATCCGAGCGATTTGTTGAGTATTGCCGATCGCTGTTGGACTTTGAATCACGGCGATTTGCAGCCTGTCGATAATAGTAAATTAGAAATTCCAGAGACAAGCCATGTTTAG